TGTAAATGTCGTGCGAACGTCATGCAAACGATCCCGGGACGCATCCCGAGGGATCGgggggggaagagggggagCCCCGCTGTAATGAGATGCAAACTCGAGGAGGGGCCGCGGGCGGTATGCAAATGAGATGCAAACGAGCCGCAGGAACCGGTCAGGGCACGCCCCCTCACGTAACCCCCGACGCCCCACGTGATGCAGGACACCGGCGCTCCCGGCGCCCCGCTCTGACGTCACTTCCGTCGCGGCCGCGGCGGCCGGGGGACACCGGGCCCGGGACCCCCGCGTCGCCGTCATGGCGGACGATGGCGGCGAGGAGAAGAAGCAGGTGGCCAAGTTCGAGCTGGAGCGGGAGACGGAGCTGCGGTTCGAGGTGGAGGCGGCGCAGACggtgcagctggagctgctgaccGGCATGGCCGAGGTGTTCGGCACCGAGCTCACCCGCAACAAGAAGTTCACGTTCGACGCGGGCGCCAAGGTGGCCGTGTTCACGTGGCACGGCTGTACCGTGCAGCTCAGCGGCCGCACCGAGGTGGCCTACGTGTCGCGGGACACGCCGATGCTGCTGTACCTGAACACGCACACGGCGCTGGAGCAGATGCGGCGCCAGGCCGAGCGGGAGGACGAGCGCGGGCCCCGCGTCATGGTGGTGGGGCCCACCGACGTGGGCAAGACCACCGTGTGCCGCCTGCTGCTCAACTACGCCGTGCGCCTGGGCCGCCGGCCCACCTTCGTGGAGCTGGACGTGGGGCAGGGCTCGGTGTCCATCCCCGGCACCATGGGCGCGCTCTACATCGAGCGCCCGGCCGACGTGGAGGAGGGCTTCTCCCTGCAGGCCCCCCTCGTCTACCACTTCGGCTCCACCACGCCCGGCACCAACATCAAGCTCTACAACAAGGTGAGCACGGGGGGCTCGGCCCGGCTTGGGTCTGTGCCCGGAGTTCCCCGGGGTTTCGCACACCGTGGGGTGTCCGAGTCCCCAGGGTGCTGTCTGGGGGCAGCACGACACGCCTTAAAAACAGCCTCGGGCACGGCCAGTCACCCCTTCCCAGCTGTCGGGTGAGATGGGAGGACACGAAGTTGATGAAGGGAGCCGAAGCACCTCCTCTGTGCAGATGGGCTGGGAGAGGTggggcagctcagcctggaggaggacACTTTGTGCCCTGACCTCAGAGCAGCCTTTTCCATCCTGAGAGCCTGCGGGGAAGCCGGAGAGGGATTCTTGTCAGGACCTGGAGTGATAGGATGGGGTGGAATGGGTTCACAGTGAGAGGAGATGTTTAGGCTGGATACTGGGGAGAAATTCTTTTAacatgaggatggtgaggcccttCAGGGTTGCctagagaggctgtggctgccccatccctggaaatgcccaaggccaggctggatggggcttggaggaacctgggctggtggaaggtgtccctgccatagggaactggatgggctttaagatcTATTCCAAGCCAGACCATTCTACGATTCCACCATTTTTCCCTGGGTGGCCGCCCAGAATCGAGGCCTTGAGGGTTCTGAAGGAGGTGGGGGAACACGGGTGCCTCTGTGTGACCCCCTCCTCCCGCAGATCACGTCGTGCCTGGCCGACGTCTTCAACCAGCGCTGCGAGGTGAACCGGCGGGCGTCGGTGAGCGGCTGCGTCATCAACACCTGCGGCTGGGTCAAGAGCTCGGGCTACCAGGCGCTGGTGCACGCCGCCTCCGCCTTCGAGGTGGAcgtggtggtggtgctggacCAGGAGCGCCTCTACAACGAGCTCAAGCGGGACCTGCCCCACTTCGTGCGCACCGTGCTGCTGCCCAAGTCCGGCGGCGTGGTGGAGCGCTCCAAGGACTTCCGCCGGGAATGCCGGGACGAGCGCATCCGCGAGTACTTCTACGGCTTCCGCGGCTGCTTCTACCCCCACGCCTTCGACGTCAAGTTCTCCGACGTCAAGATCTACAAGGTGGGCGCGCCCACCATCCCGGACTCGTGCCTGCCGCTGGGAATGTCGCAGGAGGACAACCAGCTGAAGCTGGTGCCGGTGACGCCGGGGCGGGACATGGTGCACCACCTGCTGAGCGTCAGCACCGCCGACAGCGCCGACGACAACATCTCCGAGACCAGCGTGGCCGGCTTCATCGTGGTCACCGGCGTGGACCTGGAGCGCCAGGTCTTCACCGTGCTGTCCCCGGCTCCGCGGCCCCTCCCCAAGAACTTCCTGCTCATCATGGACATTCGCTTCATGGACCTCAAGTAGGGGAGGGACGGGATGTGccccctgcctcctcctcctcctcatccctgtGCCCCCCGCCTTGTCCCCCCAGCGCGGTGTGACCCTGGTGCAGCGCCCGACCTTTGGTTTTATACTTTTTGTACAATTTGCTATTAAATCTGGAAGCCTTTGCCGCTGGTGAGCGTCTGCTGAGGGACGGGGGGGTCCCCGACGGGAGCGGGGATTGCCGGCCCCGGGCTCCCCCCGCGCCCGGAGTGCGCAGGGCCCGGTCCCGGCCCTCCGCCCGCCCCCTCCGGCCCCCGGTGTGGTACGTCCCGCGCACGCGCCGAGCCTCCGGCCGtggccccgcccgccgcggcgTGAGCGCGCACGCCCGCTCCGCGGCCCTGCGCATGcgcgccgccgctgccggggcGGGCCCGCGGGAGGCGGCCAATGGAGGCGCGCGGGGGGGCGCGGTGCGCACGCGCGCGCGTGACGTCCCgcccgccgcagccgccgccgtCCGAGaccggagccgccgccgccgcgcggCCTCCTGCCGGTGAGTCACGTGGGCCGCCGGGACCCCGCCGCTCCGGcaccgccgccgcctccccggccCGCTGGCCCCTCGCCGGAGCCCGGTCGCgaccgcccccgccccgccgctgcccccgCGGCTCCCCCCGCGCGCGGCTCGGGCTGTGCCCCCTCACCGCGCCGCGGACCCTCCGGCCCGGGGCCCCAGCGGGCACCGACCTCTGCCCGGCCCGCCCCTGtggccgcggccccgctccgccgtTCCGCACGGCCGCCTGCCCGATGGTCGCGGTGCCTCTGCACGGGAGCGCCGCTACCTCCCGCCCCGGCTGCCGTGCCCGCGGGCACCGGGACCTTCTCCTTTGCCGCGgggagccgggccgggggctgcggcaGCGGCGGTGCGGGGCTGGCGGGGAGCGGTGCCCCGCGGGCTGGGGCCGCCCCTGCGCACGGTGCGGGGGGAGCGCACCGGAGCGGGGCTCGTTCCCCGCCTGGAAACCGCCCGGGGCCGGGGAGCGGCCGCAGGGAGCGCCCGGGGGACTCGTGCGCTGTCCCGCACCCGGCCTgtccccggtgccccccgggAACGCCGCCACCGCGCTGTTCTGGGGCGCCGGAGCTCGGCCTCTGTGCCGCGGCCCACGGAGGACCCCTGTTTACAGCACGGCCTCTCCTCACGGCACCGTCCCTGCTCCCGGCTTTGGGCGGCACTGGCAGGGATCCAGCCTGGCCTCTCCTCAGAATTCCCAGACTCCCGAACACCTGAGCTGTGCCGGTCCCCAGCCCCGGGGTTCCCCCCCGCCCTCACCGCACCGACTGGGGAGGGGATCGGCTGCCCCTGTGCTCCCCGTGGCTCTGGGAAGTGGTTCCCCCGGATCTGCCGGCTCCCGCCCCGGCACTGAGCTGCATTTGGGCTTCAGGGATTCTCTGCACTAGGGgctgcttgggttttttggggcaTGTAAAGTACAGCCAGAGCCTTGTCTTGATCAAAGCCAGAGTTATCCTGGAGCCTCTTTCTGAGCTTAATCCAGTTACCACCGTCCCTCTGCCAGGACCGGGTGCTGCTTTAGCAGGCGTTTATTCCCATTGATTCCCGAGGCCAGGAGCCCCATCTGGGATTGGAGAGGGTGGTGTTTGGGTGGGTCTGAGGGGAGACCTTGAACTCCGCTGTGAGGGGCCTGTCTGGGGACATTCCCACCTGTCGCTGTGCCTGGTGTCTCCTAACACAGTGACAAGAGGCTGGCACTGTCCTTGCTCGCTGTGGGGCCCGTTGGGACACGGCCTCGATGGATGAGAGGCATTGTTCCTCCTGCTTTGCCCATAAAATGGGGCTAATCCCCTGTAAACCAGCGGgatgggctggggaaggaggatgGGAGCGGTATAAGCCCTGGGCAGGAGATAAGCACGGAGTGATTCCAGCCTTCTGGCTGTCTGCAGGGGAATATTTCTCCATGTTCTGTGTTGACCCTTCTGTACATCCACCCGGGAGAAAGGCAGGTGTGCAGGATGCCCCTGGAGCCGAGGGGCGGCCAAACATACATTGCTGTGCATCCTCCTTTGGAAGTAAGAGCAGGGAAGTGTCTCCAGACTGCTGTGTTGGGGCAGGTGCTCTGGTTTGGACACAGGGCAGTGACCAGTGGGGATCTCACACTGGCATTGCTCTGGCCACAGTGCCAG
This portion of the Vidua chalybeata isolate OUT-0048 chromosome 6, bVidCha1 merged haplotype, whole genome shotgun sequence genome encodes:
- the CLP1 gene encoding polyribonucleotide 5'-hydroxyl-kinase Clp1: MADDGGEEKKQVAKFELERETELRFEVEAAQTVQLELLTGMAEVFGTELTRNKKFTFDAGAKVAVFTWHGCTVQLSGRTEVAYVSRDTPMLLYLNTHTALEQMRRQAEREDERGPRVMVVGPTDVGKTTVCRLLLNYAVRLGRRPTFVELDVGQGSVSIPGTMGALYIERPADVEEGFSLQAPLVYHFGSTTPGTNIKLYNKITSCLADVFNQRCEVNRRASVSGCVINTCGWVKSSGYQALVHAASAFEVDVVVVLDQERLYNELKRDLPHFVRTVLLPKSGGVVERSKDFRRECRDERIREYFYGFRGCFYPHAFDVKFSDVKIYKVGAPTIPDSCLPLGMSQEDNQLKLVPVTPGRDMVHHLLSVSTADSADDNISETSVAGFIVVTGVDLERQVFTVLSPAPRPLPKNFLLIMDIRFMDLK